In Gammaproteobacteria bacterium, the following are encoded in one genomic region:
- the hemH gene encoding ferrochelatase yields MQYVGDSDFTHGTQACIGILLNNLGTPDAPTPAALRRYLREFLSDPRVIELPGPLRWLLLHGVILRTRPKRSAGAYRKIWTDNGSPLRTISERQAEALSQALQEKFGGPFKVVLGMRYGNPSIQSALEKLRQANARRLLVFPLYPQYSATTTASTFDAVTRVLRGWRWLPDIRMITQYHDDEGYINALAKRIETYWELHDRSQRLLFSFHGIPRHYFLAGDPYHCQCHKTARLVAERLQLADDTWGVAFQSRLGPREWLKPYTDQTLREWGAANVKSVDVVCPGFAADCLESLEEIDMAARALFARAGSEQFNYIPALNDTPEHIGALAKLIVKHTQGWPEASADWNAKDKKTQNEASRERAQALGAQH; encoded by the coding sequence ATTCAATACGTCGGTGATTCGGATTTTACCCATGGCACCCAAGCGTGTATTGGGATCTTGTTGAATAATCTTGGGACACCTGATGCGCCGACACCAGCGGCGCTAAGGCGTTACCTAAGGGAGTTTTTATCCGATCCGCGAGTGATAGAACTTCCGGGGCCACTACGGTGGCTGCTCCTGCACGGCGTGATCCTTCGTACTCGCCCAAAGCGCTCGGCTGGAGCATACAGGAAGATCTGGACAGACAACGGATCACCCCTGCGCACGATTTCAGAGAGACAGGCGGAAGCACTAAGCCAGGCATTACAGGAGAAATTTGGCGGACCGTTTAAGGTTGTCCTGGGGATGCGCTACGGCAATCCATCAATTCAGAGCGCCCTTGAAAAACTCCGCCAGGCCAACGCCCGCCGCCTGCTGGTTTTTCCGCTTTACCCACAATATTCCGCTACCACCACCGCATCCACGTTCGATGCGGTTACCCGCGTACTCAGAGGCTGGCGGTGGCTGCCCGACATACGCATGATCACCCAATACCACGATGACGAGGGTTACATCAACGCCTTGGCAAAGCGGATTGAAACTTACTGGGAATTGCACGACCGTTCGCAACGACTGTTGTTTTCCTTCCACGGCATCCCGAGGCATTACTTTTTGGCTGGTGATCCCTACCACTGCCAGTGCCACAAGACGGCCCGACTTGTGGCGGAGCGCTTGCAGCTCGCGGATGACACCTGGGGTGTCGCATTCCAGTCGCGCTTGGGCCCAAGAGAATGGCTAAAGCCCTACACCGATCAGACACTGCGGGAGTGGGGCGCTGCCAATGTTAAAAGTGTGGACGTCGTCTGCCCTGGATTTGCCGCTGACTGTCTTGAGAGCCTGGAGGAAATCGACATGGCAGCCCGGGCGCTGTTCGCGCGAGCCGGGAGCGAGCAATTCAACTATATTCCGGCCTTGAACGATACCCCTGAACACATCGGCGCGCTTGCTAAGCTGATTGTCAAGCACACGCAAGGTTGGCCGGAGGCGTCGGCTGACTGGAACGCAAAGGATAAGAAAACGCAAAATGAAGCCAG
- a CDS encoding cupin domain-containing protein yields MFIKQLNACNEIIANDGTRVYELLHPRQDPVELPYSLALAMLDAGQRSKVHYLRQTEVYYIIRGHGRMHVGDVDEPVSEGAAVVIPPEAPQWIENTGETELVFAAIVSPPWRAEDDVRI; encoded by the coding sequence ATGTTCATTAAACAACTTAATGCCTGCAATGAGATCATCGCCAACGATGGCACTCGAGTATATGAATTGCTTCATCCACGCCAAGATCCGGTGGAGCTCCCGTATTCTCTTGCGTTAGCAATGTTGGATGCTGGACAGCGATCCAAGGTGCATTACCTTCGGCAAACGGAGGTTTACTATATCATTCGCGGACACGGCCGAATGCATGTGGGTGATGTGGATGAACCGGTTTCAGAAGGCGCTGCGGTCGTCATTCCGCCTGAGGCCCCACAATGGATTGAGAATACCGGTGAGACTGAGCTTGTATTCGCGGCAATCGTGAGCCCGCCGTGGCGAGCGGAGGACGATGTAAGAATCTGA
- a CDS encoding LysM peptidoglycan-binding domain-containing protein produces the protein MAQGTTLDRKATNQSAPLRQICLMVIALSILPTSALSKEPVLLPRPPELEPAVQFWTRVYTEVPTQGGLVHDAREFDVVYEIIRFSPDMSRRTRAKHVKKVKKQYRIILLTLGGGKRQGLTAEERLVLAQWPPDVSNRTLRTAADRVRFQLGQADKFRAGRIRSGAWDAYIIETFSQMGLPTELAALPHVESSYNPAARSHVGASGLWQFTRSTGRRYMRVDHVVDERLDPFLSTVAAAQLLEHNYNVIGSWPLAITAYNHGIAGMRRAVRKLGTDDIAIIVRDYKSRTFGFASRNFYVAFLAALDVANNSQKYFGKLRRDTPPDTVTVEVPDYMTVATIDRALGVDQRILKKHNPALRSPVWNGTKFVPRGFKLRVPRNLAPESAETVLASIAPSERFSAQTPDKFYKVQRGDTLSLIAARFRSSPRELAELNGLRSRHFIVAGQTLRLPYKEGGAPTKVAAASSKQVDRVEPPADGLYTVRRGDTVSSISRRFAVNEQELIAANQLSNRHLIHPGQTIRVAAVSTGSDGTAVGEPPAKTAIDSTETVVASAAPEIGVSAATETAEGEDVTPATSTPPAEVQVALATEPNTQQGSTETAAAEMPESLSDETRNELASSQLKPSMLGLETQPEEPASPDPLEAAALAAEENEPATGEGDLADKTVAMRSESYETASVAPTPHESSSIDGPESFAEALPAGTAPIADDTTTETTPLEMTKADIVAIESAEPASPEEAAVLGPTLPTAVHPALSADPSDYSVASDHTIEVQSAETLGHYAEWLQLRASRLRYINKMKYGQALMIGRRVQLDFSRVTPEEFEQQRLAYHSELQEMFFGQFQITGSHEHVVQWGDSLWLLSRRTYDVPVWLLRQYNPNLDLNAVHPGTSVIFPRVEHRHEGTPQPSPDCKVC, from the coding sequence GTGGCTCAAGGGACCACATTAGACCGGAAAGCGACAAATCAGAGCGCGCCGTTGAGGCAGATCTGCCTCATGGTGATCGCGCTCAGCATACTGCCCACGAGCGCGCTTTCCAAAGAGCCTGTTCTCCTGCCGCGACCGCCAGAATTGGAACCCGCTGTTCAGTTTTGGACACGCGTGTATACGGAGGTGCCCACCCAAGGGGGACTTGTACATGATGCCCGCGAATTTGATGTCGTCTACGAGATCATCCGATTTTCACCGGACATGAGTCGGCGCACCCGGGCAAAGCACGTAAAAAAGGTAAAGAAGCAATATAGGATAATCCTCCTAACCCTTGGCGGAGGAAAGCGGCAGGGCCTCACTGCGGAGGAACGGCTTGTACTGGCGCAGTGGCCCCCGGATGTCAGTAACCGTACATTACGCACCGCTGCTGATCGGGTTCGGTTCCAGTTGGGCCAGGCAGACAAGTTCCGTGCCGGACGCATTCGCTCCGGCGCCTGGGACGCGTACATTATAGAGACCTTCTCGCAGATGGGCCTGCCAACGGAACTTGCTGCGCTGCCTCATGTGGAGTCCTCCTATAATCCCGCGGCCCGATCGCACGTCGGGGCCTCCGGACTCTGGCAGTTCACGCGCTCCACGGGGCGCCGATATATGCGGGTGGACCACGTTGTCGACGAGCGTTTGGATCCGTTCCTCTCAACTGTCGCCGCCGCACAGTTGCTGGAGCACAATTACAATGTGATCGGCAGTTGGCCACTGGCGATTACTGCCTACAATCACGGCATTGCGGGTATGCGGCGAGCCGTGCGGAAGTTAGGAACGGATGACATCGCCATTATCGTACGTGACTATAAGAGCCGCACCTTCGGCTTCGCATCGCGTAATTTTTACGTTGCGTTTCTCGCCGCACTCGACGTCGCTAATAATTCACAGAAATACTTCGGCAAGCTCCGTCGCGACACACCCCCAGACACGGTGACCGTGGAGGTTCCCGACTATATGACGGTCGCTACAATCGACCGCGCCTTGGGCGTGGATCAGCGAATACTAAAGAAACACAATCCTGCGCTCAGATCACCGGTATGGAATGGGACCAAGTTCGTGCCACGCGGATTCAAGCTACGCGTGCCCCGCAATCTGGCGCCTGAGTCCGCTGAAACAGTACTTGCGAGCATTGCGCCGTCTGAGCGGTTCAGCGCTCAGACGCCCGACAAGTTCTATAAGGTGCAGCGTGGCGATACCCTGTCTCTCATTGCCGCACGCTTCAGGTCAAGTCCCAGGGAGCTAGCTGAGCTTAACGGGCTTCGTAGCCGTCATTTTATTGTCGCGGGTCAGACGTTACGCTTGCCCTACAAGGAAGGTGGCGCACCGACGAAGGTCGCGGCAGCGAGTTCCAAGCAAGTTGATCGCGTTGAGCCACCAGCTGACGGACTCTACACCGTGCGTCGCGGCGACACGGTGTCCTCAATTTCACGCCGCTTCGCTGTAAACGAACAAGAGCTTATCGCTGCCAATCAACTTTCCAACCGCCATCTTATCCACCCGGGACAGACAATACGCGTCGCTGCCGTTTCCACTGGCAGCGATGGCACAGCTGTTGGGGAGCCGCCGGCAAAAACCGCAATCGATAGCACTGAGACTGTTGTGGCAAGCGCCGCGCCCGAGATAGGGGTATCCGCAGCAACCGAAACCGCCGAGGGCGAGGACGTGACACCGGCCACGTCAACGCCGCCAGCAGAGGTGCAAGTCGCCCTAGCCACGGAGCCCAACACCCAACAGGGCAGCACAGAAACCGCTGCCGCCGAGATGCCTGAAAGCTTAAGTGATGAAACACGCAATGAGCTCGCAAGTAGTCAACTCAAGCCTTCAATGTTGGGCTTAGAGACCCAGCCGGAGGAACCCGCTTCGCCAGATCCCCTCGAGGCTGCCGCACTTGCAGCGGAGGAAAATGAGCCGGCCACGGGGGAGGGTGATCTCGCCGATAAAACCGTCGCTATGCGAAGTGAGTCTTACGAGACCGCGTCTGTCGCACCGACTCCCCACGAGTCTTCTTCCATCGACGGGCCCGAATCCTTTGCAGAGGCGCTCCCCGCTGGCACGGCCCCCATCGCGGACGATACCACCACCGAGACCACCCCCCTGGAGATGACCAAGGCAGATATCGTGGCCATCGAGTCCGCCGAGCCGGCTTCGCCCGAAGAGGCGGCGGTACTAGGGCCGACGTTGCCGACAGCGGTCCACCCGGCCCTGTCTGCGGATCCGAGCGACTACTCGGTCGCAAGTGATCACACGATCGAGGTGCAGTCTGCGGAGACACTCGGCCACTATGCTGAGTGGCTTCAACTGCGCGCGAGCCGACTGCGGTACATAAACAAGATGAAGTACGGACAGGCGCTGATGATCGGCAGACGTGTACAGCTGGATTTCTCCCGAGTTACCCCCGAGGAATTCGAGCAACAACGGCTAGCTTACCACTCCGAACTGCAAGAGATGTTTTTCGGGCAGTTCCAGATCACGGGCTCACACGAGCACGTTGTCCAATGGGGTGATTCACTCTGGTTGCTCTCGCGGCGCACCTATGACGTGCCGGTCTGGCTGCTCCGTCAGTACAACCCCAACCTCGACTTAAACGCGGTGCACCCCGGTACTTCGGTAATCTTCCCGCGCGTGGAGCACCGCCACGAAGGAACGCCACAGCCGAGTCCCGACTGTAAGGTGTGTTAG
- a CDS encoding VWA domain-containing protein, protein MKRLTGFIMLAAICVLAGCSDVTPANRGVYMLMDTSGTYVNELKDAQKVINVILVSMEPRDSFAVARIDTGSFSEKDIVAKVTFDDRPSMANHQKRKFRQGVDSFVKEVKPAAYTDITGGILQAIEYLNEKGTGKKTILIFSDLKEDLRKGYVRDIPLQLTGFDVVAVNVTKLRSDNVDPREYLNRLEAWQQRVESGGGKWRVINDMDRLDRILDG, encoded by the coding sequence ATGAAACGGTTAACAGGATTCATCATGCTAGCCGCAATATGCGTATTAGCGGGATGTTCCGATGTCACTCCGGCAAATCGCGGTGTCTACATGTTGATGGATACTTCGGGCACCTATGTAAACGAACTCAAGGATGCGCAAAAAGTCATTAATGTCATCTTAGTATCGATGGAACCAAGAGACTCTTTCGCGGTCGCTCGCATCGATACGGGCAGTTTCAGTGAGAAGGACATCGTCGCCAAGGTGACATTCGACGACCGGCCAAGTATGGCCAATCATCAGAAACGCAAGTTCCGCCAGGGCGTTGATAGTTTCGTCAAGGAAGTCAAACCTGCGGCATATACAGATATCACCGGCGGCATCTTGCAAGCTATTGAATACCTGAATGAAAAAGGCACCGGCAAAAAAACCATTCTGATCTTTTCGGACCTTAAGGAAGACCTCAGAAAAGGTTATGTACGTGACATACCCCTGCAGCTCACTGGATTTGATGTCGTGGCAGTGAACGTAACGAAACTCCGTAGTGATAACGTAGACCCCCGTGAGTATTTAAACCGCTTGGAAGCATGGCAACAGCGTGTTGAATCAGGTGGGGGCAAATGGCGCGTAATTAACGACATGGATCGCCTAGATCGAATCCTGGACGGCTGA